The genome window GCCATTTGCGAGACGTTCTGTTAGCCGGCGAGCGCGCCGACGGTTCCAGTATCTTCGCTGGAATGGGAATCCCTGCTGGAAAATCCGATATCGTGTTACGTCCCCGCTTGGACAGCGCTTTTTTCGATCCGTTCTCACCCGTTCCCACATTAATCTTGATGTGCAACCATTACGGACGAGATGGCAATCGACTACCGGAATCGCCGGACACCATTCTCAATAATGCAAACTGCTAAAAAAACAGGTTTGACACCGCCGCCCTTTGCGGTATAATATCCGTCCGCTACGGTCGACTAGCTCAATGGCAGAGCAACTGACTCTTAATCAGTGGGTTCAGGGTTCAAGTCCCTGGTCGATCACCTAGAGATGGCGGTAAGC of bacterium contains these proteins:
- a CDS encoding glutamine synthetase beta-grasp domain-containing protein — translated: METRYPIHVANYATMPNAPLHLAPAIRITDKIAKPRAQWTVDDLTALVREEKVRIISLMHIGSDGWLKTLDFAPRDARHLRDVLLAGERADGSSIFAGMGIPAGKSDIVLRPRLDSAFFDPFSPVPTLILMCNHYGRDGNRLPESPDTILNNANC